Proteins co-encoded in one Verrucomicrobiota bacterium genomic window:
- a CDS encoding glycosyltransferase family 2 protein, which yields MPCELSIVVPVFNEAENVLPLAREVTAAMSAVSRSWELVLVDDCSTDDTWRRITEAHAADARVRGLRLERNSGQSAAVWTGFTATTSPVLATLDGDLQNDPADLPRLIGELDSCDFVSGWRASRRDTWLRRVSSRIARAARRGMLGVDVADSGCALRVFRRECLDGLFGFNGLHRFLPILVHGGGFRCREVPVNHRPRVAGVSKYGVWNRLGRGIADLFAMAWFRRRRVRRVPFAEIR from the coding sequence ATGCCGTGCGAGCTGTCCATCGTGGTGCCCGTGTTCAACGAGGCGGAGAACGTGCTGCCCCTCGCGCGCGAGGTGACGGCAGCGATGTCGGCCGTCTCACGGAGTTGGGAACTGGTGCTCGTGGACGATTGCAGCACGGACGACACGTGGCGGCGCATCACCGAGGCGCACGCGGCCGATGCCCGTGTCCGCGGGCTGCGGCTGGAGCGCAATTCCGGGCAGAGTGCGGCAGTGTGGACGGGCTTCACCGCCACAACAAGCCCGGTGCTTGCGACACTCGACGGCGACTTGCAGAACGACCCCGCCGACTTGCCGAGACTGATTGGCGAACTGGACTCGTGCGATTTCGTGAGCGGGTGGCGCGCAAGCCGCCGCGACACGTGGCTGCGCCGCGTGTCCTCGCGCATCGCCCGCGCCGCGCGGCGTGGCATGCTGGGCGTGGACGTTGCGGACAGCGGCTGCGCGCTGCGCGTGTTTCGCCGCGAGTGCCTCGACGGCTTGTTCGGCTTCAACGGGCTGCACCGGTTTCTGCCGATCCTCGTGCACGGCGGCGGATTCCGCTGTCGCGAGGTGCCTGTGAACCACCGCCCCCGTGTCGCGGGCGTCTCGAAGTATGGCGTGTGGAACCGCCTCGGGCGCGGGATCGCCGACCTCTTTGCCATGGCGTGGTTCCGGCGGCGGCGCGTGCGGCGGGTGCCGTTCGCGGAGATTCGATGA